Part of the Actinomycetota bacterium genome, CGAAGGGTAGCAGATGGGGCCCTTCAGAACGCGTCGTCGCAGGTCAGAGGGGGTCTAGCGCCCGTTCGAGGTCGGCCTCGGAGACCCCGTCGACCGCGAAGACCTTGACCCTGGAGCGAGCCCCGGCGCGCAGGGTCACGGCGCTCGGTGGAACGCCGACGAGCGCGGCGAGCGCGGCGGCCGCCTCCGTCGTTGCCCTCCCTCGCTCGGGGGCGGCCCGGACCCGCACCACGACCTCGCCGGAAGGCCCCTTCACGACCTCGGTCCGGCCGGATCGAGGCATCACCCTCACCGTCAGGCTCGCCATGGCATGTAACATGCCAATCATAGGCAACGACGGGAACGCGCCGCGCGGATCCGTGAGGCCGGAGCGAGCCGGGGGTGGTGGGAGCCCGGCGCCGAGCCCCGCGTGGACATCATCCCCGAGCCCCTGCCCGAGCCGGCCGAGGCGGCCGTGGGAGGCGCAGGCGGGTTCCGCCCGTGACAGCGGGGGGCCTTCCCTCGAAGGCCGCGAGCGGCCGCGACCCGTGAGGGCGCGGCAACGCGGGGTGGTACCGCGGGGCAGACTCGACGCCTCGTCCCGGCACCGGTGGGGCGGGGCGTTGCGCATCTGCGGGCCTCGCACGGACGGCGGCGAGGGAAGGACTGGAGATGGCGGCGTTCGAGCCGGTCGACACGAGGGCGAGCTTCCCGGAGATCGAACGCGAGATCCTCGCGTTCTGGAAGGAGCGCGACGTCTTCCGCGCCTCGCTGGCCCGACGCGAGGGCGCGCCCCTCTGGATGATCTACGAGGGGCCTCCGACCGCGAACGGCAAGCCGGGCGTGCACCACGTGGAGCCTCGCACGTTCAAGGACGTGTACCCCCGGTTCAAGACCATGACCGGCCATCTCGTGCCTCGCAAGGGAGGATGGGACTGCCACGGGTTGCCGGTCGAGCTCGAGGTCGAGAAGGAGATCGGCACGACCGCCAAGCGCGACATCGAGGCGTTCGGCATCGCCGAGTTCAATCGGCGCTGCCGGGAGTCGGTGCAGCGGTACGTCGGCGAGTTCGAGCGGCTCACCGAGCGCATCGGCTACTGGGTCGACCTCGACGAGGCGTACTGGACGATGTCGACCAGCTACATCGAATCGGTGTGGTGGTCGCTGAAGTCGCTGTTCGAGCGGGGCCTGCTGCAGGAAGCCGACAAGGTCACGGCCTACTGCCCACGATGCGGCACGGCCCTGTCCGACGCCGAGGTTGCGCTCGGCTACCAGACCGTCGACGACCCGAGCGTGCACCTGCGGTTCCCGATCGTGGAGGCGGACGACGCCGGGCTCGTGGGCGCCTCGATGACCGTGTGGACCACGACGCCGTGGACCCTGCCCTCGAACACGGGGGTCGCGGTCGATGCCACGGCGGACTACGCCGAGCTCTCCCTCGACGGCGAGCGGCTGATCGTGGGCGCACCGCTGCGGGAGGCCGTGCTCGGCGAGGGCGGCGACCTCGTCCGCACGATCCCCGGGGCGGCGCTCGTCGGCGCCCGCTACGAGCCGCCCTATCCCAACGTCGACGACGCCCATCGCGTCGTCGCGGCCGACTTCGTCTCGATGGACGAAGGGACCGGCATCGTGCACCTCGCCCCCGCGTTCGGCCCCGAAGACCTCCAGATCGGCCTCGAGCAGGGCTGGCCCGTGCACAAACCGGTCGGCGACGACGGACGGTTCACCGATCTCGCGCCGGTGTTCGTGCGTGGACACTTCGTGAAGGACGCCGACCCCAGAATCGTCGAGGACCTACGCGAGCGCGGTCTGCTGCTGCGCTCGGGGACGTACGAGCACAGCTACCCGTTCTGCTGGCGATGCAAGACGCCTCTCCTCTACTACGCGCGAACGTCTTGGTACGTGCGCACGACCCAGGTGAAGGATCGCCTGCTCGCGGTGAACGAGGGGGTGCACTGGTTCCCGGACCACATCAAGCACGGGCGTTACGGGAACTGGCTGGAGAACAACGTCGACTGGGCCCTGTCCCGCGAGCGGTACTGGGGCACGCCGCTTCCGGTCTGGCGTTGCCCGGCTGGTCACCTGCGTGCCGTCGGCTCGCTCATCGAGCTCGGCGAGCTCGCGGGTCGCGACGTCCGCGACGTCGATCCCCACCGGCCGGCGATCGACGACGTGACGTTCGCCTGCGCCGAGTGCGGCGAGCCGGCTCGCCGGGTTCCCGAGGTGATCGACACCTGGTACGACTCGGGCGCGATGCCGTTCGCGCAGTGGGGCTACCACCCCGACCTGGGCCGCGGCCTCGAGGACTTCGAGCGGCACTTCCCCGCCGATTTCATCTCCGAGGCGATCGACCAGACGCGCGGGTGGTTCTACACGCTGATGGCCGAGGGCGTGCTGCACTTCGACTCGACCGCCTACCGCAACGTCGTCTGTCTCGGCCACATCATCGCGGCCGACGGGCGGAAGATGTCCAAGTCGCTCGGGAACATGTTCGACCCCTGGGATGCGTTGGACCGCCAGGGCGCCGACGCCCTTCGCTGGTTCATGATCACGAACGGGTCGCCGTGGGCGTCCCGGCGCATCGGGCACGAGGTGCTCGACGACGTGGTGCGGCAGTTCCTCCTGACCCTGCGCCACGTGCACGCGTTCTTCGTGACCTACGCGACCGCCGACGGGTTCGACCCTGCGTCGCCTGCACCCTCCGTCGCCGACCGGCCCCTGCTCGACCGGTGGGTGCTGTCCCAGCTCGCACGCACGGTCGTCGCCGCCCGCGACGGCCTCGACGCCTACGACGCCACCGGCGCGGGCCGCCGTATCGAGCGCTTCGTCGACGACCTCTCGAACTGGTACGTGCGCCGCTCGCGCCGCCGGTTCTGGAACCCCGGCGGCGAGGACGCAGCCGACGCGTCGGCGGCGTTCCACACGTTGTTCGAGTGCCTCGTCACGGTCTCGACGCTGCTCGCTCCATTCACGCCGTTCATCGCCGACGCGATATGGCGGAACCTCGCGGCCGGCCGGGCCGGGCGGCCCGACTCGGTGCACCTCGCCGACTACCCGGAGGCCGACGTTGCGGCGATCGACGACGCGCTCGATGCCGCGATGGAGGCCGCGCGAACGATCGTCGGGCTGGGTCGCACCGTGCGGACCGAAACGAAGACGCGGGTGCGCCAGCCGCTGGCCGAGGCCGTCGTGCACCTCCCGGGCAGCCTCGAGGGCCTCGAACCGCTGCTGGAGTTGGTCGCGGAAGAGCTGAACGTGCACCGGGTCGTGTTCGCCGAGTCCGTAGGGTCGTTCGGCAGATGGCATGCGAAGCCGAACTTCAAGGCGCTGGGACCGGCGCTCGGACCACGGGTGAAGGAGGTGGCGGTCGCGTTGGCGGCCGACGACGGCTCGCTCGCAGGCGAGCTCGCCACGGGCGCCTCGGTCGTCGTGCGCACCTCCGACGGCGGCGTCACGCTCGGGCCCGGCGACGTCGATCTCTCGCAGGATGTCCGCGAGGGCTGGGGGGTCGCGAGCGAGGGCGGTGTCACGCTCGCGCTCGATCTCAACCTGACGGACGACCTGCGGCGCGAGGGGGTGGCAAGGGAGCTGATCCGCGCGATCCAGGAGGCACGGAAGGCAGCGGGTCTCGAGATCTCCGACCGCATCCAGCTCGGCGTCGATGCCGGACCGGTCGTGTCCGACGCGCTCACCGTCCACCGTGACACCGTTGCCGGGGAGACCCTTGCGGTCGACGTGATCCACGGTGAGGTCGAAGGCCCCGCCGTGGACACGTCGATCGACGGCGAGCCTGTGCGGATCAGCGTGCGCCGAGCCGACTACGCCTCGCCCGCACGCGCCTGAGGGTGCCGTCGGCGAGCGCGACGAGGGCGAGCGAACCGGTCACGACCGCGAGCCCGACGAGCAACGCCCCTCGTTCGACGGCGAGGCCCGCGAGCAGGCTCACGAGGCAGAGCGCTCCCAACCCCAGCGCGGCGAGGTAGCGTCCGGCGACGTCGCGCCCGTACCGCCGTCCCCCGTGAGGGTCGGTCAGTCCTCGCCCCAGAACAGCTCGCGGAGGGATCGGTCGCCCTCGGAGTCCGCCTCGCCTCGGGAGGCGGCCGCGGTGGCCGGCTCCTCGACGATGCGGACGGTGTCGTCGCCCTCGGGCACGCGGGTGGTGTCGTCGCTCTCGGGCACGCGGGTGGTGTCGTCCGTCGTCGCCTCGGAGGATCCTCGGCCTGCCGGCGGGTTGGTCTGGGGACCGGAGGGCCGATCGCTCGCCGACTCGGTCGTCACCGGCTCGGCCTTCGCCTCGGACCCTTGGCGAGGCGCAGCCGCGGCCGTCGCCTCAGGGCTCGATCGCGCCGACTTCGCCATGCCCTTGACCGTCTCGGCGTGCTCCTGCACGAGCCCGGCCAGCGACTGGAGGAACTCGCGTTCCTGCGCGATGAACGCGGTGACGGCCGCCCGTTCCTGCGGTCCGTTCGGGCTCGCGGTCGACCCCGTGGCTGCGGTCGCCCGGGCCTCCGCGAGGATACGCGCCGCCTCCGCCCTCGCGCGCGCGATGATCTCGTCCGCCTGCCGGGCAACGTCGCCGAGGTCCGGCGTTCCCACGACCGGGGCAGCTCCGGCGCGCAAGCGGTCGACGTCGGCCGTCAGGGCCGTGAACGAGTCGGTGATCTGGTCGAGGAACTCGTCCACGTCGCGCATCTTGTAGCCGCCGAAGCGCGAGACCCGGAACTCCTTCTGCTGGATGTCGGCGGGGGTGAGCCGCGTCGGCGCGGCGACCACCTCGCCCAACCCTGTGTCTTTCTTGCCCATGAACCCCTCCTGGTCAGCGGCAGAGCGCGGTCTGCAGCACGAAGATGATGATGAACGCCACCACGACCGAGAGGTCGAACATACCTGCCGGGGGGATGATGCGCCGGAGCGCGCGCAGCGGTGGCTCGGTCACGTCGAACAACAGATCGTAGGCGGAGCGGAGCGGACCTGTGGCGGGCGGGTGCCACCCGGCGAGTTGGACCCAGCTCAGGATGACCCGCACGAGCAGGATCACCCAGACGAGCGTGAGCGCGACGCAGATGAGCCGGTTCATCGGGTCGAGAGGCTAACAGCAGGACCGGAACCGGGTCGCCGAACGCCGATCCGGGCGCGAGAACGGGCGTCAGAACTGGTTGTAGAAGCCCGTGCCGGCCAGTCGCTCCCGCTCTTCGGCCGAGACCTCGACATCGGCGGGGCTGAGCAGGTAGACACGGTTCGCGACCAGCTCGATCTTGCCGTCGAGCCCGTAGACGAGCCCGCTCGCGAAGTCGACCAGCCGGCGCGCGATCGAGTCCTCGGTCGCCTGCAGGTTCATGATGACCGCGGTGCCATCCTTGAACCGGTCGGCGACCTCCCGGGCCTCGTTGAACCGCTTCGGCTCGGACTTGTGGATCGAGCTCATGCCGGTCGACACGGGGCGCGGCGAGGCGATCGTGCGCACGACCCCCTCGGCCTCGGCGGGAACCTCGCGGACCGCCTGCGGACGCATGCGCCGCACCGGCGCCGGGTCGGCCTCGGGCATGTCGTCGACGAAGTCCTCGTCCTCCTCGACGAGCCCCAGGTAGTTCAGCGTCTTCTTCCACACGCCGGCCATCTCCGTTCCTCTCGTGTCATCGGCCAGATCTCGGCGCTCCGCCCATTTCCTCCGGTCGATCCCGGGGGCCGAACAGCGCCGTTCCGATGCGAACCATCGTAGCGCCTTCTTCGATCGCAGCTTCGTAATCCAACGACATCCCCATACTCAAGTCCACCACGTCTGGGTGGTTCTCCCGGATCGCATCTCGCAGCTCGCGCAACCTGCGAAACCAGTAGCGGGCGTCCTCGGCGCTCTCGCCGATCGGCGCGATCGTCATGAGCCCCCGCAGGCGGAGCCCCTCCACCCCGGCGACGAGGTCAGCGAACGGGGCCGTCTCGTCAGGCGATACCCCCGCCCTCGAACCCGTGAAGTCCACCTCGATCAGGGCGTCGAGGGTGCGGCCGAGCGCGGCGGCCCGGCGTGCGAGCCGGCGGGTCGCCCGCTCGCCGGAGAGCGTCTCCACCACGTCGGCGAGGGCTGCTACGTGGTGGGCGGAGCTCGCCTGCAACGCGCCGATGTAGTGCCAGCGGGCGCCGGGCACGACGTCGTGCACGGCGCGGAGCTCCCGCACGTAGTTCTCGCCGATCGCCGTGACCCCGGCGTCGACCACCCACCCGATCGGCTCGGCCGGCTGGGTCTTCGCGGCGGCCACCAACAGGACCGACCCGGGGTCGCGCGAGGCCCGGTCGCAGGCCCGCTCGACGACGGCCCGGATCGCCTGCAGGTTCTGCACCACCTCGTCTCGCCCGGCGGTCATGCGGTCATCGTGTCATGCGAGCGCGCGCGGTCACCGGGTCGAGCAGCCGCGGAGACGAGAACGGGGGCGGGGAGGTCTCTCGGCCAAGAGGCGGGGGAAGGGCGCCTCCTCGCGTGGGAACCTCCCCGCCCCCACGCCCACTCGGGCCGCGCGGAGCGGGATACTCGCTCAGCTCTTCAGGAAGTCCGGGATATCCAGGTCCTCCTCGGCGTCGAACGACACAGACGGTTGCGACTCCTGCTCGCCGGTGATGAAGACGTCGCCCTCGTCGTCGCCCTCGTCGGCCAGGATCGACGGGAGCGGCTCGCGCGTCTCCTCTCCCTCGCCGCGGACGGGTTCCTCGAGTAGGCGCGAGAGGCGCGACTCGAACTGGTTGCCGCCAGTCGCGCTCGGTGCCACCTTGTCGAACCCCGCTGCGACCACCGTGACGCGCACCTCCTCGCCCAGCGCGTCGTCGACGACGGCGCCGAAGATGATGTTCGCGTCGGGGTGCGCCACCTTCGTGATCGCGTCGGCCGCCTGGTTCACCTCGTGAAGCGTGAGGTCGGTCGGGCCGGCGATCGAGAGCAGCACGCCCTTCGCACCGTCGATCGAGCTCTCGAGGAGCGGCGAGCTGATCGCCGCCTTCGACGCTTCGGTCGCCCGATCCGCGCCCGAGCCGAGACCGATGCCCATCAGGGCCGACCCGGCGCCCGACATGACCGACTTCACGTCGGCGAAGTCGAGGTTGATCAGGCCGGGGGTCGTGATCAGCGAGGTGATGCCGTCGACGCCCTGGAACAGCACTTGGTCCGCCATGCGGAAGGCCTCGACCATCGGCATGTTCGGGTCGGCGACCTGGAGCAGGCGGTCGTTCGGGACGACGATCAACGTGTCGACGGCCTTCTTCAGTTCGGTGATGCCGAGGTCCGCCTGGGTCGCACGCTTGCGTCCCTCGAAGCCGAACGGGCGGGTCACCACCCCGATCGTCAGCGCCCCGAGGCCGCGGGCGACCTCGGCGACCACCGGCGCGCCGCCGGTGCCCGTGCCGCCCCCTTCCCCGGCGGTGATGAAGACCATGTCGGCGCCCTTGAGGATCTCTTCGATCTCGTCTGCGTGCTCCGTGGAGGCACCCTTCCCGATCTCCGGATCGGAGCCGGCCCCCAGACCTCGGGTCGTCTCGCGTCCGATGTCGAGCTTCACCTCCGCGTCGGACATGAGCAGCGTCTGGGCATCGGTGTTGACGGCGATGAACTCGACGCCCCGCAAGCCTGCCTCGATCATGCGGTTCACCGCGTTCACGCCGCCGCCGCCGATACCCACCACCTTGATGACGGCGAGGTAGTTCTGGGGAACGTCCATCTGTCTTCCTCCGCGAGCCGTGGCTCGCTCTACCTGGGGAATTGCCGTACCCACGAACTGGGGAATTGCTGTACCCACGAAACCATAACCATAAACTGAAGCCTTATTGTTATATCTACATGACGTAGAGTGCGGCAAGTTACTAAGTCTCAGCAGGTCCGTCAAGTCGAGACTTCGCTCGCGCTGTTCCGTCGATGACAGTTTCGAGACGTCAGGGCGACGACGAGGGAGCCCCCTGTGCCCCCCCATCGGTGCCGTGGCCGTCGATGGCGGGGTCGACAGGGGGCACGTCCGCCGACGGGTCGGGGCCCGAGAGCGGCTGTTGGGATCCGACGAACCTCGCCGTCGGGGCAGCGGGGGCGGACAGGTCGATGGAGATCAGCTCCCGCCCCTCGTTCTCGGCGTAGCGCAGGATCGCCCGCAGCGCCTGGGACTTGGCCGCGGTGTCGTCCACGATCCCATACCGGACCGCCACGTCCCCCTCGACGACGAGCGACACGCTGCCGTCCTCCGTCACCGTGATCGAGTCGACGCGTGCCCTCATCTCCGGAGCCATCGACCGCACGACCAGCCCCGCGGCTTCGATCTCCGAGCGCCCCAACCGGGATCCGGGCGCCGCGGTCACCTCGGGGAACGCCGAGTCCCTCGGCGCGCGCCCGAGCGCGGTACCGTCGGTGGCCACCAGCTGCCTCGTCTCGCCGGCGACGAGGACGAGCACCGGTATCCGCTCTCTCACCGAGATCGTGATCGTGGAGGGCAAGCTCCTGGCGACCGTCGCATCGAGGACCCAGGGCTCGGCCTCGAGTCGAGACTCGGCGACGCTCGTGTCGAGGTGGACGACGTTGGTCCCACGCTCGATCCCGGCGAGCCGCATCACCTGTCGGGGCGCCAGGCGTTCCTCACCCTCGACCTTGACCACCCTCGCCCCGAATATCGGGCTGTAGCTGAGGGCGACGGTTCCCGTCACGAGGGCGACGCTCGCCGCCCCGGCGATCGCCCACGGGCGGAGTCGGCGCCGACGGTCCTCGTCAAGGCGGAGCACCGGCGCGGGATCGATCGAGGCGGGGGGCTCCGGCGTGGCGCGGTCGCTCAGGTCGGTCGCCCGCTCATCCGCCGACACGATCGAACCCCCCGATCAATCGGACCTCAGGCTCCAGCACGACGCCCGTGCGGGACTCCACCGTCCGCCGGACGAGGTCGATCAAGGCGAGCACGTCCTCGGCGTGGGCTCCCTCGTCGGCCACGATGAAGTTCGCGTGCTTGGTCGAGACCTGCACGCTCCCGACCCGGGCGCCCTTCATCCCGGCTTGCTCGATCAAAGGTGCCGCATGCCCGTCGACCGGGTTCTTGAACACGCTCCCGCAGTTCGGCTCGGCGAGCGGCTGGGTGCGCCTCCTCCACGCCCGTGCCTCGTCCATCGCGGCTCGGATCGTGACCGGATCGCCCGATCGCAGCTGGAACTCGGCACCCGTGACGACGGCGTCGGACGGCAGCTCGGAGTGGCGGTAGGAGAACCCGGCCTGCGCGGCGGGCACACGGTCCACGCGCCCTTCCTCCAGCCGGAAGACCTCGACATCGAGGAGCACGTCGGCCATCTGCCCCCCGTGCGCTCCGGCGTTCATCTTCACCGCTCCCCCGAGGGTCGCCGGGATGGCCACCCCGAAGGCCAGGCCGTCGAGCGCGTGCCGGAGGGCGACGCCCGCCAGCGCAGGAAGCGGCATCGACCCGCCCGCGGTGAGCCGCAGGCCGTCTCGCGCCACCCACCGGTAGCCACGCCCGAGTCGAAGCACGAGGCCGTCGAACCCGCGATCGGAGACCAGCACGTTGGATCCCTTCCCGATCACGACGTACGGGAGATCGTCTTGCGAGACCGCCTGCGCGACGGCGACGAGATCGGCGTCGGACTCCGGTTCCAGGTAGAGGGCCGCCGCTCCGCCGATGCGGAACGTCGTCAGCGGTGCCATCGGGAAGGACGTGCGGAGCCGATCGCCGCACGCGGCCCGAAGGATCGCCTCGGCTCGGGCGCTGTCGCTCATCCGTCGCCGCCTCCCCCCAGCCGCTCGACCGCCGCGTCGGCGAGCATCCAGACGTCGCCGCAGCCCATCGTGACGACGAGGTCTCCCTCGCGGACCTCCCGATCCAGATAGTCGACCACGTCCGCGCGGTGGGGCAGGTAGACCACGGGAGTCGAGGGTGACGCCAACGCGACGCCGTCGACGACCAGCCTCCCGGTCACGCCGGGGATCGGATCCTGGGCCGCACCGTAGACGTCGGTGACGAGCACGAGGTCGGCGCCGGCGACGCTCTCGCCGAGCTCTCGCCAGAGCGCCTGCACGCGCGAGTACCGGTGGGGCTGCACCAACGCGATCAGCCGCGAGGGCCGTCGACGTCGGGCCGTCTCAATCGTGACGGCCATCTCCGTCGGGGTGTGCCCGTAGTCGTCGAAGAAGTCGGCGCCGCGAGCTCGTCCGCGCCGCTCGAACCGACGATGCACGCCGGCGTATTCCCCGACCGCGGCCGCGGCATCGGCGAGCGAGACCCCGAGCAGACCCGCGACCCCGATCGCCGCCGCCGCGTTCAAGAGGTTGTGGGTGCCGTCGACCTGCAGCCGCAGCGCCGCCTCGACGCCCTCGCCTCCGCGGATGCGCCCGACCGCGCCGTCGGGGCCGAGCTCGTCGACGGAGACCACGAGTTCGTTGCCGTCGCCGACGCCGTAGCGGAGTGTTCCGGCTCCGGCGGCATCGTCGAGCACGGAGCGGACGCCTGGGTCGTCGCCGCAGCCGACCACGTGTTCGCACCTGGCGACGAACGCGCCGAACGCCGCCTCGATCTCCCTTCGGCCACCCGGGTAGAAGTCGACGTGGTCGACGTCCACGTTCGTGACGACGCCGACGTGCGGCCGAGCGAGCAGGAAGGAGCCGTCGCTCTCATCGGCCTCGAAGACGAAGACGTCGCCGCCTCCGCTCCGCGCGCCGCTCCCGCTCTCGTTGAGGTCGCCGCCGATCAGGTAGCTCGGGTCGAGCCCGCACCGCTCGAGCACCACGGCGATCATCGAGGTGGTGGTCGTCTTGCCGTGCGTGCCGGCGACGGCGACCGCCCGATGCCCGGCCACGAGAGCGGCGAGGGCCTGCTGCCGCGCCCACACGGGCAGGGCGCGCTCCCTCGCCGCGCGGAGTTCTGGGTTGGCGTCACCGATCGCGCTCGAGATGATCACCGCGTCCGGGGTCCCCAGCCGCTCCGGGTCGTGTCCGACCCACACGTCGGCGCCCGCCGCGACCAGCTCCCGGACCCCCTTCGAGTCCTTCATGTCGGAGCCGCGGACCTCGATACCCCGGGAGAGGAGCAGGCGGGCGAGGTTGCGCATGCCCGCCCCGCCGACGCCGATCATGTGCACCGAGCTGATCCCGTCGAGGCTCGGCACGGGCAGCGTGGGGATGCTGCCGGAGGGCGGGGCGTACGACCTCATGCGGCGACCTCCGCGACCAGGTCCGCGATACGCTCGTCGGCATCCGGGCGCGCCCACGCGAGCATCGCCCTGGACATCGCGGCACGTCGGGGTTCGTCGTCGATGAGCGCCGCGACCCGCCGGGCGAGGACCGTCGGCGTCAACTCCGCCTCGAGCACGACTTCGGCGCCGCCCGCGCGCTCCACCTCACGGCCGTTGGCCTCCTGATGATGCTCGGTGGCGTGGGGGTAGGGCACGAGGAGCGACGGCACCCCGCACACGGCGAGCTCCGAGATGGTGCCCGACCCCGCTCGTGCGACGGCGAGGTCGGTCGCCGCGAGGGCGAGATCCATGCGCTCGATGAACCCCTCGACGCGCACGAGCAGGTCACCCGATGCCTCAGCGGCCGGCGCGACCTCGCCCTCGTGGGCGGCGCCCGTCGAGACGAGCAGCTGAAGATCGTGCCGCCCGCGGAGCTCGCCGATCGCTGCCGCGACCGTGCGGTCGAGCTGGCGGGCCCCCTGGCTTCCGCCGAACACGGACACCGTGCGGCGGTCGGTGTCGAGTTCGAACGCGCGGAGCGCTTCGGCGCGGCGATCGACGCGTTCGGCCACGACCTCGGCGATCCGGCGCCGAACGGGGTTGCCGGTGCGGACGACCCGGATGCCCGGCGGGAGCCGCTCGGCCGTCGCCTCGAACGTCGTGGCGACCGCGCCGGCCCATCGGGCGGCGACGCGATTGACGATCCCCGGCACGCCGTTCTGTTCGATCAGCACGATCGGGGTCCGCACCCGACGGGCGGCCAGGATCGCGGGGGCGCTCGCGTAGCCCCCGATGCCGACGACCACGTCAGCCGCGCGCACCAACGGACGCACGGCGCTCGCGGACGTGAACGACATCCACAGGGCCTTCGCCGTATGCAGCGAGACCCGCGTCTGGGCCGACGCCACCCGCACCGGCACGAACGGAAAACCCGCGCCGGGTACGAGGGTGGCTTCCTGTCCGGAGGCGGAACCGACGAAGCGAACGTCGTGCCCGCGGTCGCGCAGTCGCTCGGCCACCGCGAGGGCGGGGAAGACATGGCCGGCGGTACCGCCGCCGCTCATCACGACCTTCATCGCGAGGTCCGTTCCCCCGCCGCGTGCTGGCGGGCGGTCTTTCCCCGCGCCCCAGCGGCGGGCGCCTCGCGACGCGCCGGCGCGCGGCCGCGTGTGCGGGACGAGCGCGCCGGCGTCGAACGTGGCACGGCCTGGATGCTCGCGCGGGCGACGCCGGCGAGGACCCCGATCCCGGCGAGCGTGACGACGAGCGCGGTGCCGCCGAACGACAGCAGCGGCAGCGGCACGCCCGTGATCGGCATCAGCCCGGTGACCGCCCCCAGGTTGATGATCGTCTGCAGCCCGATCCATCCGGTGATGCCTGCGGCCATCAGGCGCCCGAAGGTGTCCGGCGCGGCGATCGCGATGCGGACCCCGGCGAACAGGAGCACCGCGAACATCGCCAGCACGAACAGCGCCCCGAGCAGCCCGAGTTCCTCGCCGATGATCGCGAAGATGAAGTCGGAGTGCGCGTTGGGCAGGTAGTCCCACTTCTGGCGGCTCGCACCGAGGCCGACCCCGGTCCACCCGCCCGAACCGAACGCGATCATGCCCTGGATCAGCTGGAACCCTGCCCCGTCCGGATCATTCCAGGGGTTCAGGAACGCGTCGATGAATCGGGTCCGCCGATAGGCCTCGCCGAAGATCAGGAACGCGGCGCCGGCGAGCGCGACCGCACCGGTGACGGCCAGGTAGCGCAGGCGGATCCCGGCGGCAAACATCAGCAGGAAGACCGAACCGCAGATGATCACGGTGGTGCCGAGGTCGCGCTGCAGGATCACGAGCAGGGCCACCCCGAGCACCACCGGGGCGAGCGGGATCAGCAGGTGCACGGGGTCGTCGAGCGTGCCCCACTTCTTCGTGAGCACGGTCGCGGCAAACGCCACGATCGCGAGCTTCATGAACTCCGAGGGCTGCAGCGTGAGGTAGCCGAGGTCGATCCACCTCGAGGCCCCGTACAGCGACGACCCCGCCGAATGATGCAGGGCGACCAGCATCAACGGCACGAGCAGGACGACCGCCGGCACCGCGATCTTCTGCCACACGGCGTGGGGGAGCCGCACGGCCACCATCAGCGCGATGACGCCGACGACCGCGTAGGCCCCCTGTCGCTGGAAGTACCAGAACGGGTTGCCGTCGTATCCCTGGGTCGCCGAGACCGAACCGGCCGAGAGCACCATCGTCAGCCCGAGGATCGTGAGCACCGCGGTCGGGACGAGCAGGAGCAGGACGTTGACTCGGGCGGCGTGCATCGCGGCCGCACGGGAACCGGGCGTGCGGACCACGTGCAGGTGGTGCCGCCGCCCGGCGGACTTCCTACCGGCCACCCGCGCCCACCTCCTGCTGCAGCCCGCGGGCGGCTGCCGCGAAACGGTCGCCGCGTTCGGCGTAGTCGGTGAACTGGTCCCAGCTCGCGCATGCGGGGGCCAGCAACACTCGCCCCCCGGGCCGGGCGAGCCCGAAGGCGGCCCGCACGGCTTCCTCGATCGTGCCCGACCGATGCACCGGCCGCACCCGGTCGAAGACCCGCGCGACCTCAGGGGCGGCCTCGCCGATCGCGACCACCGCCCGGATGCGCTCGGCGCGGGTCACCAGCGGGGACAGGTCGACGCCCTTGGCCCTGCCGCCGGCGATCAGGACGACGTCGTCGACG contains:
- the ftsW gene encoding putative lipid II flippase FtsW; the protein is MAGRKSAGRRHHLHVVRTPGSRAAAMHAARVNVLLLLVPTAVLTILGLTMVLSAGSVSATQGYDGNPFWYFQRQGAYAVVGVIALMVAVRLPHAVWQKIAVPAVVLLVPLMLVALHHSAGSSLYGASRWIDLGYLTLQPSEFMKLAIVAFAATVLTKKWGTLDDPVHLLIPLAPVVLGVALLVILQRDLGTTVIICGSVFLLMFAAGIRLRYLAVTGAVALAGAAFLIFGEAYRRTRFIDAFLNPWNDPDGAGFQLIQGMIAFGSGGWTGVGLGASRQKWDYLPNAHSDFIFAIIGEELGLLGALFVLAMFAVLLFAGVRIAIAAPDTFGRLMAAGITGWIGLQTIINLGAVTGLMPITGVPLPLLSFGGTALVVTLAGIGVLAGVARASIQAVPRSTPARSSRTRGRAPARREAPAAGARGKTARQHAAGERTSR